TCATGGCGGTGCGCGAGTGGTCGGCGATCACGCGGAACCGGACGTCGTCAAGCGTGTTGCCCGTGTTGTAGGCGCCGCCGGTGAGGTCGACGGCCGCGTCGATGACGGGCCGCAGCAGGTCCGTTTCGTACACATTGTCCACACCTTGCAGGATGCACGCGACGCGTTCCACACCCATGCCGGTATCGATGTTCTTCTTCGGCAGCTCGCCAATGATTTCGAAACCGCCCTTCTTATCGCCCGCGCCGCGGATGGACTCCATGAACACCAGGTTCCAGATCTCCAGGTAGCGCGTGTCGTCGGCGATCGGGCCACCTTCTTTTCCATGCTCGGGGCCGCGGTCGTAGTAAATTTCGGAACACGGGCCGCAGGGCCCGGGCACTCCCATGGACCAGAAATTGTCCTCCATTCCCATGCGCTGGATGCGCTCGGCGGGCACGCCGATCTTCTTCTCCCAGATGTCAGCCGCCTCGTCGTCGTCGAGGTAGACGGTGACCCACAGGCGCTCCGGGTCAAGGCCGTACCCGCCCTGCTCCGCGGGGTCAGTCAGCAGCGACCACGCGTGGGTGATCGCTCCCTCCTTGAAGTACTGGCCGAACGAGAAGTTGCCCGCCATCTGGAAGAACGTGTTGTGGCGGGTGGTGATACCCACCTCCTCGATGTCGAGAGTGCGCACACACTTCTGGATCGACGTGGCGGTTCCGCTCTCGAACGGCGGGGTCTGCTGGCCCAGGAAGTAGGGCTTGAACGGCACCATGCCCGCATTGACGAACAGCAGCGTCGGGTCGTCCAAGATCAGCGACGCGCTCGGCACCGGCGTGTGCCCTGCGTTGGCAAAGTGCTGGGTGAAGCGCTCTCGGATCTCATGAGTCTGCACGTGCGATGTCCTTACATTCTGGGGTGACGTAAATCGCGAACCACTTTACCCGCGTCCCCGCTGGCACCCGTTGTCGCCGTTCACTTACCGCGCACCATGCGGCGCAACCGCCCGAGATATTCCTTGATCCGATTCTCGGCGCCGTGCTCGGACGGTTCGTAGTACACGGCGTCGTCGAGGCCTTCGGGAATGTAGCGTTGCTCCACCACGCCGCGCGGGTAGTCGTGCGGGTACTCGTAACCCACGGCATTACCCATCGCCTCGGCGTTCTTGTAATGGCCGTCGCGCAGATGCGGCGGTACGGGCCCGGCCTTGCCCTCGGCGACATCGGCCTGCGCCCGGTTGATAGCGGTGTAGACAGCGTTGCTTTTCGGCGCAGTGGCGAGGTGCACCGTCGCCTGCGCCAGCGCGAGACGGCCCTCGGGCATGCCAATGAACTGCACTGCCTGCGCGGCAGCGGAGGCAGTCTGCAGCGCGGTCGGGTCGGCCATGCCGATATCTTCGGAAGCGTGGATGACCAGCCGGCGGGCGATGAACCGGGGGTCCTCCCCTGCCTCGATCATCCGCGCGAGGTAGTGCAGCGCGGCGTCGACATCGGAACCTCGGATGGATTTGATGAACGCGGAGACCACGTCGTAGTGCTGGTCGCCGTCGCGGTCGTAGCGCACCACGGCACGGTTGACGCTGTCGCGGACCACCTCAACCGTGATGGTTTCGCCCTCGCCGACCGCCTCCGCCGCAGCCTCGAGGTAGGTCAGCGCGCGCCGGGCGTCGCCGCCAGCCAGTAGCACTAGCTGCTCCCGGGCCGCGCTGTCGAGCGCCTTCGCCCCGCCGACACCGCGGTCTTCCTCCATCGCGCGGTCGAGTACGCGCCCGATGTCGGAGGGCTCGAGCGAGTGCAGCTGAAGCAGGAGGGAACGCGACAGCAGTGGAGCCACGACGCTAAACGACGGGTTCTCCGTCGTTGCGGCAACCAGGAGCACGGTCCGGTTTTCCACCGCGGCCAGCAGCGCGTCCTGTTGCGTCTTGGAAAACCGGTGAACCTCGTCAATGAACAGCACCGTCTTCTCCCCCCGCGCCAGGTCGCGGCGGGCATGGGCGATGACTTCACGGACCTCTTTGACGCCGGAAGAAAGGGCGGAAAGGCCGACGAAATTCTGGCCCATCGTCGACGCGATCAGTGAAGCGACCGTGGTTTTCCCGGTGCCGGGCGGGCCGTAGAGGATAACGGATGCCGCGCCGGATCCCTCAACGAGGCGGCGCAGCGGCTTGCCCTTCCCGAGGACGTGCTCCTGCCCCACGACCTCGTCGAGGGTGCGCGGACGCATCCGCGCGGCCAGCGGAGCCGACTCCCCGACCTCGAACAGACTGGAGCCGCGGCTGCCTGCCGAGCTCGCCGCCTGCTCGTTTCCGAACAAACCCTCCTGCATTAGGCCGGTCCTAGCTCAGCCGGCGGGCGACGCTGCGGGCGAATTCGGAGATCACCAGGTACGCCGTGTCGCGCCCGGTTCCCGCGTAGCGTCCCAGCGCCTCGAACGTCTCGTACAGGTCGCGCCGGACGAGCTTCTCGTCATGGGTGAAGGGGCCCTCTGTGGCGGGGCGCAGCAAGTCGCCGCTGACCTCGAACTCCTCAAGGTGCATTGCCGAACCGACCTCGACACCCGCCGCCGCGAAGTCGGCGGCGATGGTCTCGTCATGGTCCCACACGTCGCCGAGCGCATTGACGTTGAGCACCGAGACACTCGACAGCGCCCAAGCGACGAGCGCGGCGGTGATCCGGGCTTGAAGCGTGTCCTCGTGCAAGACCTCGGGCCAGATCCCACCGACTTCGCGAACCCACGTGTCCACGAACACCTGCACCTCGTCATCGCTGATCGGCAGCGTGGAGATGTAGT
This window of the Corynebacterium qintianiae genome carries:
- a CDS encoding replication-associated recombination protein A; the protein is MQEGLFGNEQAASSAGSRGSSLFEVGESAPLAARMRPRTLDEVVGQEHVLGKGKPLRRLVEGSGAASVILYGPPGTGKTTVASLIASTMGQNFVGLSALSSGVKEVREVIAHARRDLARGEKTVLFIDEVHRFSKTQQDALLAAVENRTVLLVAATTENPSFSVVAPLLSRSLLLQLHSLEPSDIGRVLDRAMEEDRGVGGAKALDSAAREQLVLLAGGDARRALTYLEAAAEAVGEGETITVEVVRDSVNRAVVRYDRDGDQHYDVVSAFIKSIRGSDVDAALHYLARMIEAGEDPRFIARRLVIHASEDIGMADPTALQTASAAAQAVQFIGMPEGRLALAQATVHLATAPKSNAVYTAINRAQADVAEGKAGPVPPHLRDGHYKNAEAMGNAVGYEYPHDYPRGVVEQRYIPEGLDDAVYYEPSEHGAENRIKEYLGRLRRMVRGK